One genomic segment of Canis lupus familiaris isolate Mischka breed German Shepherd chromosome 22, alternate assembly UU_Cfam_GSD_1.0, whole genome shotgun sequence includes these proteins:
- the EDNRB gene encoding endothelin receptor type B precursor (The RefSeq protein has 1 substitution compared to this genomic sequence), whose product MQPLLSWCRRALVALILACSGAGVQGEERGFPPARATVPLWGPGEITTPPTEASWSKGPNASVPWSSAPPQMPKGGRTAGGPPRTLTPPPCEKSIEIKETFKYINTVVSCLVFVLGIIGNSTLLRIIYKNKCMRNGPNILIASLALGDLLHIIIDIPITVYKLLAEDWPFGVEMCKLVPFIQKASVGITVLSLCALSIDRYRAVASWSRIKGIGVPKWTAVEIVLIWVVSVVLAVPEAVGFDMITIDYKGRYLRICLLHPTQKTAFMQFYKTAKDWWLFSFYFCLPLAITAFFYTLMTCEMLRKKSGMQIALNDHLKQRREVAKTVFCLVLVFALCWLPLHLSRILKLTIYDQNDPNRCELLSFLLVLDYIGINMASLNSCINPIALYLVSKRFKNCFKSCLCCWCQSFEEKQSLEEKQSCLKFKANDHGYDNFRSSNKYSSS is encoded by the exons ATGAAGCCTCTGCTAAGCTGGTGCCGACGCGCGCTGGTGGCGCTGATCCTCGCCTGCAGTGGGGCGGGGGtccagggagaagagagaggattCCCGCCGGCCAGGGCCACTGTGCCACTTTGGGGGCCCGGAGAGATCACGACGCCTCCCACTGAGGCTTCCTGGTCCAAGGGTCCCAACGCCAGCGTGCCGTGGTCTTCTGCACCTCCGCAGATGCCTAAGGGAGGGAGAACAGCCGGAGGCCCGCCACgcaccctcacccctccccccTGCGAAAAATCCATCGAGATCAAGGAGACTTTCAAGTATATCAACACGGTGGTGTCCTGTCTAGTGTTCGTGCTGGGCATCATCGGAAACTCCACACTGCTGAGAATCATTTACAAGAACAAGTGCATGCGAAACGGCCCTAATATCTTGATAGCCAGCCTGGCTCTGGGAGACCTGCTGCACATCATCATTGACATCCCCATCACTGTCTACAAG CTGCTTGCTGAGGACTGGCCCTTTGGAGTTGAGATGTGTAAGCTGGTGCCTTTCATACAGAAGGCCTCCGTGGGAATCACTGTGTTGAGTCTATGCGCTCTAAGTATCGACAG ATATCGAGCCGTTGCCTCTTGGAGTCGAATTAAAGGAATTGGGGTTCCAAAATGGACAGCAGtagaaattgttttaatttgggTGGTCTCCGTGGTTCTGGCTGTCCCTGAGGCCGTGGGTTTTGATATGATAACCATTGACTACAAAGGACGTTACCTGCGAATCTGCTTGCTTCATCCTACCCAGAAAACAGCCTTCATGCAG TTTTACAAGACAGCTAAAGATTGGTGGctatttagtttctatttctgcTTGCCATTGGCCATCACTGCCTTTTTTTATACCCTGATGACCTGTGAAATGTTGAGAAAGAAGAGTGGCATGCAGATTGCTTTAAATGACCACTTAAAGCAG AGACGGGAAGTTGCCAAAACAGTCTTTTGCCTGGTCCTTGTCTTTGCCCTGTGCTGGCTTCCCCTTCACCTCAGCAGGATTTTGAAGCTCACTATTTATGATCAGAATGATCCCAATAGATGTGAACTTTTGAG CTTTTTGTTGGTGTTGGATTATATCGGCATCAATATGGCCTCCCTGAATTCCTGCATTAATCCTATAGCTCTGTATTTGGTGAGCAAAAGATTCAAAAACTGCTTTAAG